The Lutzomyia longipalpis isolate SR_M1_2022 chromosome 2, ASM2433408v1 DNA window ATAATTTTAGTGCACACAAATACatgcaagaattttcctctcaaggtctcttgcaatttattttcaagttcAGAATGCAATGAATTTCGTGTGACACAATATGCTCTCTTGTTTTGTTTGTATGTTCAGCTGAAAATCCCCTTGATCATGATTATGATCGTTAATGTTGACTTTTCCGTCTTTGGATgagttttccttcatttttctcTCGCTATCTTTCAAAGATCgtgaaaaaatctatttttaatctcgagaaattaaaatagtttttttttatgatttttgaataagaaaaattaaatttaaaaatccagTGATCGTCAgtttggataattttttgccaatttccaggaaaatctggtttttatttcacattcaCGTACAAATTGTTGTTAATTGATCTTTAAACTttacttttttgcattttccttgTTCTTATTTTACGAGCAGTTTTTTTGCAAACCAAAACCTGCTAATTATCACATTTTAGTCCCTCATTAATAGATTTATGTTTAGCAGAAGAAATTTAGTCCAATAACCTTTATTTGAGAAGAATTCATCACACGAACGAAAGattgtttttaaagaattctttctttgccatttttatgcacaaaTGATCGTTTTAGAGCCTTGACAGTGGCAGAGAGTATATTATAGGGCTTTATGTGATAATAGTTGCGTCAATAatacttaattttctcacatgtTGTATTTCCTAATTACTTCCAATGTTCTATGATCAGATTTGCCAATTTGGAATTACGATGGTAGCTCAACGTATCAAGCCAGTGGCCATAATTCCGATGTCTACCTCCATCCGGTGGCCATTTACAGGGATCCATTCCGACGTGGTGATAACATTTTGGTGCTCTGTGAGACCTACAGCTTCGATGGAACTCCAACTGGTCAGTAAAAcacatttgaaaaatatatatttaatattttgaagcggaagaaagggttaaagaagtGATCAATCATTGTAAATCTTCATTTTGGAGAAGATCAAAGACCCTCAAAGCGATCGcgataatttaaatttacaaattgtGATGGATTAGCTGAACAATCtcctattttttttggtaCTCACACTGAAagatttcttcatttaaattaaattaaaattcattagaaagattataataaatttatttttagcttcCAATAAACGAGCAGAATGCGCCAAAACAGTCAAGCAGTGTGCTCATGAAGAGCCATGGTTTGGAATTGAGCAGGAATACACGCTTTTGGATTACGATCAGAGACCCTTTGGATGGCCCAAGAATGGCTTCCCTGGTCCTCAGGGACCCTACTACTGTGGCGTTGGAGCTGATAAGGTCTTTGCGCGTGATATCGTAGAGGCTCACTATCGTGCGTGCCTGTACACGGGCGTGAAGATCTGCGGCACGAATGCTGAGGTGATGCCAGCACAGTGGGAGTACCAAGTGGGTCCATGCGTGGGAATCTCCATTGGGGATGATTTGTGGGTTTCGCGCTTCCTCCTCCACAGGATTGCCGAGGAATTTGGCATTGTGGCCACACTTGATCCCAAACCCATGCCTGGTGATTGGAATGGTGCTGGTGCCCATACGAATGTCAGCACAAAGAGTATGCGCGCCGCTAATGGCATTGTCGTCATCGAGGATGCCATTCAGAAGCTGTCCAAGTGCCATGAGCGTCACATTAAGGCGTACGATCCACTTGGGGGGCAGGACAATCAGCGTCGTCTCACAGGACGCCACGAGACGAGCTCAATTCATGATTTCAGTGCTGGTGTGGCTCACCGTGGGGCCTCTGTGAGGATTCCACGTGGTGTCAATGATGCCAAATGCGGGTACTTTGAGGATCGTCGACCCAGCTCCAATTGTGATCCCTACAGTGTTGTCAATGAGATCCTCAAGACGATCTGCCTCAATGAGGTTTAACTCGATGGACGACATTATACGATCATCTCTTCcaatttaaatatctttgTGATTTcgtcttttaataattttctcaccttcaGCACAAGACACGTTGCATATGTGGAGGATGTTTGTGATCACAACTCCTTTTCAAGCAGCAATACAAAAGTAGAAGAATATTCTGTTGTAGGAGAGCACCGACAAATCAGCACATCTTTGTTACCAATATTGCCTTTTATCGAAGATATTTGAGTGTTTTTcgaatgtttaataaattttgttgttgaaaagttcttttttattccctttttgttgaaatcctttctaaagaattttcaaagaaaggataaaaaattgcttcttttgctctcaatttaattgtttcatttaatattttgattccAAGAGAATCTTTTTGAGGTCATATGACTTCTGGTGCGATATCGAGACgttttctttgcatttgatatttatttgatcctcaaagggttaatcaaACTGTGAAAAATCGACAaactaaatagaaaattcacgttaaaagctttttgatgAATGAATTTCCTATTTTTTGGTGAAGGGCTTTGTAATTTGCATACCGTTCACGGTCATTGTCAAGGATGTCTCGAAAAATATGCTAATAAGGAAGATCTCATTAAGAactattttacttttcaattagcagcaaaaattctttagatgCGGAAATAAATGAGCAAAGTGTTTAGTAGGTAAGTGCATCTAATTCTCATAGAATCCAGATAAAAGCGGACTTAGATTTAGATATAAGCGGAAGTCTTAGAAAACAATTCCTCTCCTACCTCtattagttttatttctttgcacattttgtctcattcaaaagaaattggtAAATCAATCAGAAAAGAGACAATGCTGAggttatttcaattatttaatcggcttaattaacttttctgtattaattaaaattaaatcaaatcgAATTGATTCTAAAAAtctaatttgcaaaaaaacaatttccgttacacaaaagaatttaaacttCGACTTTTGTACCACATACTTCTGCAAACTTC harbors:
- the LOC129789071 gene encoding glutamine synthetase 2 cytoplasmic isoform X2, with translation MVMSKTLDSSPNAGIDKNVLARYTSLPMPDGQIIATYIWIDGTGQHLRCKDRTLDFIPQSPKDLPIWNYDGSSTYQASGHNSDVYLHPVAIYRDPFRRGDNILVLCETYSFDGTPTASNKRAECAKTVKQCAHEEPWFGIEQEYTLLDYDQRPFGWPKNGFPGPQGPYYCGVGADKVFARDIVEAHYRACLYTGVKICGTNAEVMPAQWEYQVGPCVGISIGDDLWVSRFLLHRIAEEFGIVATLDPKPMPGDWNGAGAHTNVSTKSMRAANGIVVIEDAIQKLSKCHERHIKAYDPLGGQDNQRRLTGRHETSSIHDFSAGVAHRGASVRIPRGVNDAKCGYFEDRRPSSNCDPYSVVNEILKTICLNEV
- the LOC129789071 gene encoding glutamine synthetase 2 cytoplasmic isoform X3, with the protein product MSKTLDSSPNAGIDKNVLARYTSLPMPDGQIIATYIWIDGTGQHLRCKDRTLDFIPQSPKDLPIWNYDGSSTYQASGHNSDVYLHPVAIYRDPFRRGDNILVLCETYSFDGTPTASNKRAECAKTVKQCAHEEPWFGIEQEYTLLDYDQRPFGWPKNGFPGPQGPYYCGVGADKVFARDIVEAHYRACLYTGVKICGTNAEVMPAQWEYQVGPCVGISIGDDLWVSRFLLHRIAEEFGIVATLDPKPMPGDWNGAGAHTNVSTKSMRAANGIVVIEDAIQKLSKCHERHIKAYDPLGGQDNQRRLTGRHETSSIHDFSAGVAHRGASVRIPRGVNDAKCGYFEDRRPSSNCDPYSVVNEILKTICLNEV
- the LOC129789071 gene encoding glutamine synthetase 2 cytoplasmic isoform X1; its protein translation is MFFFQMSKTLDSSPNAGIDKNVLARYTSLPMPDGQIIATYIWIDGTGQHLRCKDRTLDFIPQSPKDLPIWNYDGSSTYQASGHNSDVYLHPVAIYRDPFRRGDNILVLCETYSFDGTPTASNKRAECAKTVKQCAHEEPWFGIEQEYTLLDYDQRPFGWPKNGFPGPQGPYYCGVGADKVFARDIVEAHYRACLYTGVKICGTNAEVMPAQWEYQVGPCVGISIGDDLWVSRFLLHRIAEEFGIVATLDPKPMPGDWNGAGAHTNVSTKSMRAANGIVVIEDAIQKLSKCHERHIKAYDPLGGQDNQRRLTGRHETSSIHDFSAGVAHRGASVRIPRGVNDAKCGYFEDRRPSSNCDPYSVVNEILKTICLNEV